GAAAATCTGCCAATTATCCTTAATCGACAGATGTAGGCGGGATGTGAGGTACCAGTCCGCCTGTCTGAACACGCGCCGGAGTTCGGCGGCGGACGATGCGAAAAATACCATGTCATCCATGTACCGGATGTAGTACCGTACTTTGAGGTACTCTTTGACGAAATGATCGAAATCTGAGAGATAGAGGTTGGCGGCGAGCTGTGAGAAATAATTCCCAATCGGTAAACCCTCGTCGGGTGGGACCGAATCTATGATGTTGTCAATGATCCGGAGAATCCGCTTATCCTTAATGAGGCGGCGGAACTGTCCTTTTATGATATCGTGATCGATGGAGGGAAAATAATGATGCACGTCGATTTTTAGACAGTATGCCGTGCCTGCGGGATCACTGTTGAGATACCGGCACACTTGCCGAAGGGCTGAATGTATACCGCGATCCTTGATCGTTGCGTGTGTGTCTGCGGTGAGATGCCGCATAACAACCGGCTCGACGACAAAACCTAATGCACGCTGGACAACACGATCCCGATATGGCAGGATGTAGATCAGGCGTTGCTTTCCTCGTTCTTCTATGGTTTTTGTTCGGTATTTTCCGGTCGTATATGTGCCGAATAGCAATTCTGTCTGTAATTCGGCGAGGTTTGCGTCTTTGTTTTCTTCAAATTTTGCGACCGCCCGATAATGATGTTTTCCTTTGCTGCTTTCAAGGTGTGCACGCTTAAGGTTCTCAAAATCGACGAAAAGAGGAAAGATATGATTTACTCGTTTCATTTTGTATGCCTAATGAAATAATCCGAACGTTCCGCCGCTGCGGGCTACTAATACGGATGGGGGTTTTAGGGGTGATTTTTGCCAAGGGGCATGGGCAAAGCGGATCGATGATATGATCATTAGGTGCGCCCCGATGTTGACGTTGGAATTGGACGGGGCATTGTTCAGATTGACAGTGAACACGCCGCACTTCGCGCCGTTATTCCAATTGCCGCCAACAATGCACGAACCGATCACGAAACGAGACCGGAGACCGCGCCGTCCGACCAACTACGGGGTAAGATCGTTTTGCCCTGTGATATTTTTCCGCCGAAGCCCTGTAACGGGCTTCGGCGGCTGGGCACGGGGTTAGGCCGCTGAGGCGGCCTCCCCCGTGCTCAAAATTTGCAGGCGCGCCCCGATGTAGACGTGGGAATAGGACGGGGCATCGTCCAGATCGACAGTGAACACGCCGCACTTCGCGCCGACAAACCAAACGCCGCCAACAATGCACGTGCGAAGTCCGGTTGACCACCAATAATTATCTGTGGCGTACGTTGACGAAGAACCGCCAACTACTGCGGGCATGAACGGCATGGGATCGGTTCCGACAAATGTCCTGATGTAACTGTTGGATGTGGTTGCCTGTCCTGATGCCGTAGTCCAATCTGCATCCGTGAAGGCTGGTGTTGCTACGTTCTGCGTGATGAAACGGGTATTCACGTGATTGATCCTGATTTTGTTAGATGCGTCCTGCATAATTCCCTGTAAGAAGTTCCAGACATTACCCCAACGGTTTTCCATGTAAAACAACCGTGTGCATGTTGTTTCTGATGTTGTGCCGTAAGCACCTCCTCCGGGTTGGGCGCGATAGGTTAGACCAATTGCGGCGCTGGCTGTGTTGTTGCTGGCAACAAAACCCTGTCCGATGGTCGCCTGTGCGTTGGTGTTCGCGTATGCAGCGAGATAGATCAGATTGATGAGGGTGTAGGTGTTCCACGTTTCAACGCTGTATCCCGTGCCTCCTGCGGCGGCTTGTGCCTGGAACGCATCATTTGTCTGTGATACTGTTGGTTTGGAAGTGGTTGAGTACCACGAATGCAGAACGCCGCCGGAGGTGTAGCCGTTGAACATCCCGACGAACACATACGGCATGATGGTGTTCTCATCGCCGAACCGGTGAGCAAAGGGCGTACTGCCGATGAATTGACCTTCGGAGAAGGCAATTTCGATCACAGTCTGTTGTGTGGTGGTGGTGATCCATTTGAGGGCGCGGATTGAAGATTTCCAGTACACTGTAGGGATTGCGACCATACAATCACCGTCTGCGCCGGTGAGGGTTGCCGCCGTGCCATCTGCCTTGTTGAAGATGTTTTCAGGGTCTAACCAATAATTGATCGCGCCGTTCTGGACGGTACACGGCTTGATTTTTTGGCCGATGAAGGTATCTCCCCAACTGTTCAGATTGGTTTTTGTGGCAGGGGTGAAATTTTCGTTTGCTCCTGCATAGGTGATGCATGCTGCCGGATCGTCTTCGGTTGGATCGATCCGGATCACATAAATTGGTTTGTCCGTGCCGGTGTATCCGCCGGTTGATACCGATTCGGAGATGCTTTGGAGGGCGGTATATACCGTTCCTGATGTGATATGATTGGCGGAGTTTTTGATCGGTGTTTCGTCGTAGGTGAGTAGTGGCTGTTTTCCTGCGAGGGCGGCATACACGCCGCCGGATGATACAGGTTTTGTGCTGTTTTCGGTTGGTTCTGCGTCCGGAATGGGGATTTCGATTTTCTTGTCATCCGCTCCCATTGCCTTTCTGAACCATTCGTCGGTGGTGGTGTTGGTTGTCATGGTTTAGATGATGTTGCAAAATATCCCGCGTAGGTCGCAAAGACCGGCGGGTTTTGTGGTGGTCGGTTTTGTCAGTACGATGATCGGAGTTGGTGTTGATGTAGATGTCGCGCCGCTGGCAGTGGTTACCTGCAGTGAGGCATAATATACACCTGTTGCGTTGTAGGTG
The window above is part of the Methanocorpusculum vombati genome. Proteins encoded here:
- a CDS encoding PKD domain-containing protein gives rise to the protein MILTTSCTFSATIGYAPLTIIITDTTTSPDDPIRSRRWIWGEGSSTTSPTHTYNATGVYYASLQVTTASGATSTSTPTPIIVLTKPTTTKPAGLCDLRGIFCNII
- a CDS encoding reverse transcriptase/maturase family protein, whose amino-acid sequence is MKRVNHIFPLFVDFENLKRAHLESSKGKHHYRAVAKFEENKDANLAELQTELLFGTYTTGKYRTKTIEERGKQRLIYILPYRDRVVQRALGFVVEPVVMRHLTADTHATIKDRGIHSALRQVCRYLNSDPAGTAYCLKIDVHHYFPSIDHDIIKGQFRRLIKDKRILRIIDNIIDSVPPDEGLPIGNYFSQLAANLYLSDFDHFVKEYLKVRYYIRYMDDMVFFASSAAELRRVFRQADWYLTSRLHLSIKDNWQIFPLKARPLDFVGYRTTPGNVILRKSTFKRLRRRCLDVRKHCKYGEDLTYNQYCSVNSFKGWSMWGNDSTIRRKYYQPIQPVLSEFHKIQAERRVKG